The Microtus pennsylvanicus isolate mMicPen1 chromosome 5, mMicPen1.hap1, whole genome shotgun sequence DNA segment TTCATGGCAGAATCTCACACTGTAGCTTAGGTAGGCCTCAAACTGGTAGTAATCCTCCGGCCTCaccctcacaagtgctgggattacacctgGCTTCTAATCACTTTATAAACATATTAcaagtgcatatatgtataaaaaaacatatatgtgtatacagtaacaatatgtatatatgtataaattaatatatgtgtataaaacaacacatatatgtataaaagaatgtgtgtataaataacatatatgtatatatgtataaaataacatatacatacaaaaatatatattcttctgcttttgagataagatctccctgatagccctgactgaccttgaactcacagagatcttcctgcctctgcctctggaattccaggattaaaggtgtgcatcaccacacctggttaCTTATACATATTTTCTAATATGAACATACGTGAACAGGCTCAGCCCCTTTTATTCCTCCAGATTCCATTTGAATCCTACTCTCAACTTCTTGGATTCTCGTCAGACCATCCctcactctccccactcctcccctcttCAAACCCAGGCAGCCTAGCTCCCTAGTCCCTGGCTTCCTTCTTGATGTCTATCTTTCTACTCAAATCTACTTTATTTGGTGGCTGCTTGAGGAAAGTGTGACTTCCAGAATGGACCACAGAGGTTCCATCTTTACCTCTGCCACAGCTCACCAGCGCCTTCAACCCCTACCTCAAGTGTGTATTTCTGCAAGTCCCAAGACAGTGAAGATCTTCAATAACTATTGAATGGCGGACGGGGAAAGATGAAGAATGAACGGATGCTTTCCTAACTATAGAAACACAAACACCCAGGTGAGCCTGTGGACCCGACAGCAGTCCCCCCCCtccgtctccccccccccccccgcagtcaCTCGCACACTGCCTTGTTCTCCCCAATTCCATCCATGGAGGCTGAGGTCAAACCCTGGTTATCTTTGTTATCCTCAACTGGCCCTCTGCAGGGGCCATAGAATCGCTGCATTCTCTTGCTCAGGTCTTGCTCCCTGCTTGGTATGTGATGATGGGGTGAGGTGGAGTAGGAAGgggtttgcttccttcctttaccTTGCTCTCTTTCCCAGCCTCCTGATGAAGCTCCTCCATAGTGCTCCTTAGCTGGGACACACAAGAATCCTACAGCTGGCCACGGCCTGCGCGTTCCAAGAGCTTGGATGAGGGGACCCCGTGGGGATCCTATCAGCTGACATTGACACACGCCGCCACCTCTCTGGGTGGTTCCTCTAGCCTGCAGCGCTCCTTCTGACTGGGCACTAGGTTTGCCACGGGAGCTGCTATTGGCTGGGAGGCCTGTCGATCATGTGCCAACTTTTAAGCGGCACCAGAGAGCCGGTCCAGGATAGGCCAGAGCCTGAGGAGCTCTAAGGGTCACAGGGGTCACGTGCCGGTCCCGCGGGGGTTGGGGGGACCCTACAATCGAGGCGGTTCCGGGCCCAGTCTCCATCCGGGCCCAGGCTGACGCTCACAGTTGCACATGCGCACTAGAGCATCTTGGCGCCACCAGGCGGTGGGCGGGGCGAGGAGTCCGGaagggggtgagggtgggagggagggttgGGTAGGGGGGAATGGGGAACCCGAGTGAGTCAGGGGGGCTAGGGCCGAGGGCAGGCAGCAATGTCTGTGGAGAAAGAGATTCCATTCAAGTTGCCACACCCGGGCCCGAAAGTACGGGGTAAGCAGTTTAGGAAGCCGCGGGGCCGTAGTAAGGCCCGGGCCCGGGGCGCCCGGAGCAAGGCCCACGTCCACAAGCGATCGCAACCCGAGCCGTACTGCAAAAAGGCGCCAGTGCGAGAGAAAGAGAAGGTGTGGACCCCCTGGAATGGACTAATCGTGATTGGGAAGAGAGTGGAACTCTTGGACAGAAACCTGCAAAAGTCTAAAGTGTGGGACGCAAAGTTGGAATCTGAGAACTGGAGGCTGGAAGACGTGGGGAAGAAGATCTCTAAAGAGAGATCGGGCCTGCATCAGGAGAAGGTGGACACGAAGCTCTTGAACAGTGTAGAAAAGACGTCACAGGCTCCAGCAAAGTTGGAGGATGATATCCCGGAGGAGATTTGGGGACAGCAAGAGGACAGACCCAAAGCTGGAGCTGTATCTAAGAGTGCAGAGATGACAGCAGAGCCTGAAGAAAGATTGAAGTCTAAGGACAAGATGAGAACCAGTGGAGGGGACTCGAGATCCAGAGGGGATCAGCTAAGGCAGAATGAGGAAGTGGAGTCAAGTGGAGAGAACTTGGTGCACAAGAGAGAGAAACGGGTGTCCTTGGGAGAGAAGGTGGTGGGCAGGGGAGAGAAGCGGTCTGTTGTAGAGAAAATGGACAGTAGAGAGAAACGGGGGTCCATCAGAGAGAAGGTGTCAGACAGTGGCGAGAAGCGGGGGTCCATCAGAGAGAAGGTGTCGGACAGTGGTGAGAAACGGGGGTCCATCAGAAAAAAGACGTCCGACAGTGGAGAGAAACGCGGGTCCATAAGAGAGAAGGTGTCAGACAGTGGCGAGAAACGGGGGTCCATCAGAGAGAAGGTGTTGGACAGTGGCGAGAAACGGGGGTCCATCAGAGAGAAGGTGTCGGACAGTGGTGAGAAACGGGGGTCCATCAGAAAAAAGACGTCCGACAGTGGAGAGAAACGCGGGTCCATAAGAGAGAAGGTGTCAGACAGTGGAGAGAAACGCGGGTCCATCAGAAAAAAGGCATCCGACAGTGGAGAGAGGCGGGGGTCCTCCAAAGAGAAGGCGAAGTCAAGTGATGAGAAGCTGAGATTGAAATCAAGTTCCAGTGGAGGAGAGAAGCCGAGGACTGGTGATAAGAACCTGAGATCCACGGAAGATAAACTGGAGTCAAATACTGAGGAAGCACAGTACGATGAGATGGAACCGGAAGAGCATTCAAGAGCGGGAAATACAAGCGAAGAGGACCTTGAGAGAGTGATAAATATTACTGGTGATGAAAGTGTGATGGAAGAGATGAGTCTGGAACTACAAATTCCTGAAAGTCCGGAAGGCGGAGATGAACAAGAAGGAGCAGAGAAAGCGGGGCAGAGTGACAGTTTTGTCTTGGATAACATGGAAGATCCCGCCTATGAATCTGTTCCTATAGAAGAGAAAGACGAGATTAGAGAAGGCTCCAGGGAATCAGGTGGatgaagagttgaagacaaagGAGATTGGAGAAGTATTGAAAGTCAGAGAGGAGCTCGAGCAAAGCCAAGCTCTGCTGACCACGAAGGGTAGATATGAGTGAGCTTGGGACTGGAGGAGAGTTACTGGGCATGAGGCCAAGCCAGTATCAACAGAGTGAAGAGTGGAAAAGAGGGAGTTGGGAtcattttaaggagaaaaatatttGGGAATGAATGCTAAGAAGAAGGAAACTGGCCGCTATGTTCTTGAAGAACTGTTTGAGTCTAGGGCGGACTGGATTTTGGCAGACATGTACATGGCTGGGGTGTGAGATTAAGGAGAATGTCAGAAAGAACAGATCATTGCAGGGCAAAGGGTGGGCACTGAGGATTGTGGGAGAAGCAGCCAACAGGTGAGGTGTCTGAAACTGACACCAAAAACTGAGGGGCTCCAGCAGGAATGAAACGGGAAGAGGAGTGGTCGAATAAAACGGTGGACCAGTGACTAGGTTTGTTGATATTTTTCTACAGTCCTTTCAACcagttttcccatctgttttGACAATCCTCTTACAACCAGACTCATCCTCATCAGTCACTAATCCCATCTTCACAGGTTCGCTCCACCCTCGCGTCTGATTTGAACTACACACATTCAATGTGAAGGTGAATTCTATTTCTACTTGAATTGTCTccattcactttttatttttttttctggtttttcaagacagggtttctctgtgtagccctggctgtcctggaactagctctgtagaccaggctggcctcaaactcagagatttgcctgcctttgcctcccgagtgctgggattgaagacatgtgccaccactgcctagccaatCTTTCACTTTTAGTTATTTATCTGATCacgtgattgtgtatgtgtgtgtgtgtgtgtgtgtgtgtgtgtgtgtgagagagagagagagagagagagagagagagagagagagagagagagagtctagaTATGTACccctagctggcctgaaactatatgtagaccaggctgtccaggctggcctctcaaatacaaagatctacctgtctttgccttccaagtactagaatatttgtttcttttttgaagcAGTGGCTTCCTTTTAGCTTAGGCTCCTTCTGAATGTAGGTAATACAGGTTTGTAGCACTTGATTTAAGCCTTTTATATCTTATCCATAATTTACCCTCTTCCCAAGGAACAGAAAAGGCCTCAGGTATCTATTGTCAAGACTCTgttattgggctggagagttggcttagtgggtaagggcacttagTGTTGTTGCAAAAGACCTGggtctattcccagcacccacatggaggctcaccaaGCACagatatggtgcacagacaaagaCACATTAGAAAATAGAAGACTCCATTGTCAAGATAGATGCTGACGTCCCGACAGTGGAGGTAGGAGAGTGGATAGGAGAGGAAGAATCTTCCACCAAGCCtagcgtggtggcgcacacctttaattccagaactcaggaggcagatctcttagttctaggccagcctggtctacaaagtgagttctaggacagccagaactacacagagagaccctgtctcttaaaCTTTTTTTCACCCCCATTTCTCctctggttattttttaaaagcacaatTTCCAAATATAAATTGCATAttataagtgttttgttttgttttgtttttggtttttcgagacagggtttctctgtgtttttttttgaagcctgtcctggaactagctcttgtagaccaggctggtctcgaactcacagagatccgcctgcttctgcctcccaagttctgggattaaaggtgtgcaccaccaccgcccggccatattATAAGTGTTCTAAGCATATGATAGCCTCATgtcttttgtcattgttgttattgatgttggtgtgagtgtgtgcatgtgtgtgtgtgtatgtgtgtgtatatgtagatgtagcagcccaggctgacttcaaattctggAACTCAGTACGTGGCCaacaatgaccttgaatttctgatcttcctccctccacctccggagcactgagattgcaggtgtgagccaccacgctccgcttatgtggtgctgaggatggaacctggGACTGTGttcatgttaggcaagcactctgccaacccTGATACATCTCCAGCCTTCATTTGTGCTTTGACAAGGTCTCAGTCTGTGCCCAGGTTtgcctacaattcacaatgcagcctaggctggcctcaaacaccaGCACTACTCCTGCcccagctgggattacagatgtgagcctccACTCTTGGCTGCCTTATGCGTTTCCTTTAAGTTTCCTGAGTATAGATTCTTGCCTAAATTTTCCCACAAGACTCCAAAAGATTTTTAAGCCCTTTGCTGTATTTTTGTGCACATGGTTAACCCTAAGATAATTTCCCCATTCCTCCTGTCCTTAATTTGGTCAGTTGCATCATCTGATAGCTTCCAGAGAAAGtgactatttgtttttttttttttttttttttttttggtttttcgagacagggtttctctgtggctttggagcctgtcctggaactagctttgtagaccaggctgggaaaGTGACTATTTGTGCcagtctcctcctccttctccttctcctcctcctccttctcctcctcctcctcctcctcctccttcttcttcttcttcttttctctctctctctctctctctctcgctcgctcccTCTCGCTCCCTCTCGCTCCCTCTCGCTCCCTCTCGCTCCCTCTCGCTCTCATCTTACTGTTCTCAGTCTGTCTCAAACTCCCAATCTTCCTGatttagcctcctgagtgttagagTTACAAACCACACCGTGCCTGTAACAGTTGTTAATTACCGGTCTTTCCGCTCCAGCATGTAAGCTAGAGAAcagacatgtgtgtctgtgtgtctttggaggTTGCCCTAGGCCTAGCACATAGTATACATTAAGCATATAGTATACATTAAGCATGTATTCATGGAATCGGGCTGAGACATTCGTTGACTTTACCCATTTCAGTACCATCTAACATCAAGGGATAAATCTTTGCAATAATTTCTCTTCTCAGACTGTCTCTTGACTCTGTGTGTTCCATACCTGAACCCGAGCTTTGTCTGGGCACAGGACATAAACTCAGCAACTTGAGGATGCGCTTTGTTTTTCTCCAGCATGGCTCCCGGGACACCAGATCTATTTTTATCCAGTTGCACAGCAAGCCATTCTATGGCTATGGCCTGTTTTCTGCTCTCTGTCCCTGATATTTCTGCCTTTCCCTTTGTCCGAAGCTAATTAGTTGCTCTTTCCTCCATTTTCTGAGAACTCTGATCCCGTAGTTGGCCAATAAAGTGGAGGTGGTGGGACGGGTGGAGCCGTAAAGATAAGCTTCCGATGACAAGCCTGTGaacaggatcttttttttttcactttcttctttttatttttttttcatttttttattgatttattaaagatttctgtctcttccccaccaccgcctcccattttcctccccctctcccaatcaagtccccctccctcgtcagtccaaagagcaatcagggttccctgccctgtgggaagtccaaggaccacccacctccatccaggtctagtaaggtgagcatccaaactgcctaggcccccacaaagccagtacgtgcagtaggatcaaaaacccattgccattgttcttgagttctcagtagtcctcattgtctgctatgttcagcgagtccggttttatcccaggctttttcagacccaggccagctgtccttggtgagttccccatagaacatccccattgtctcagtgtgtgggtgcaccccttgcggtcctgagttccttgctcgtgctctctctccttctgctcctgatttggaccttgagatttctgtccgatgctccaatgtgggtctctgtctctgtctcctttcatcgcctgatgaaggttaatattcaggaggatgcctatttgtttttctttgggttctccttcttatttagcttctctaaatATAggctaattataggctcaatgtcctttatttatggctagagaccaaatatgagtgagtacatctcatgttcctctttttgggtctggcttacctcactcaggatagagttttctatttccatccatttgcatgcaaaattcaaaaagtccttgttttttactgctgagtaatactctaatatgtatatattccatactttcttcatccattcttccattgaagggcatctcggttgtttccaggttctggctattacaaacaatgctgctatgaacatagttgagcatatacttttgttgtatgatagggcatctcttggatatattcccaagagtggtgttgctgggtccaggggtaggttgatcccgaatttactgagaaaccgccacactgctttccaaagtggttgctcaagtttgcattcccaccagcaatggatgagtgtacccctttctccacaacttctccagcaaaggatatcattggtggttttttttttagccattctgacaggtataagatggtatcttaaagttgtcttgatttgcatttccctgatcgctaaggaagttgagcatgaccttaagtgtcttttggccatttgaacttttggccaattgttgagaattctctgttcagctcagtgccccattttataattgggttgattagccttttatggtctagtttcttgagttctttatatattttggagatcagacctttgtctgttgcagggttggtgaagatcttctcccagtcagtgggttacctttttgtcttagtgacagtgtcctttgctttacagaagcttctcaatctcaggaggtcccatttattcaatgaggcccttaatatttgtgctgctggggttatacataggaagtggt contains these protein-coding regions:
- the LOC142850072 gene encoding uncharacterized protein LOC142850072, producing MSVEKEIPFKLPHPGPKVRGKQFRKPRGRSKARARGARSKAHVHKRSQPEPYCKKAPVREKEKVWTPWNGLIVIGKRVELLDRNLQKSKVWDAKLESENWRLEDVGKKISKERSGLHQEKVDTKLLNSVEKTSQAPAKLEDDIPEEIWGQQEDRPKAGAVSKSAEMTAEPEERLKSKDKMRTSGGDSRSRGDQLRQNEEVESSGENLVHKREKRVSLGEKVVGRGEKRSVVEKMDSREKRGSIREKVSDSGEKRGSIREKVSDSGEKRGSIRKKTSDSGEKRGSIREKVSDSGEKRGSIREKVLDSGEKRGSIREKVSDSGEKRGSIRKKTSDSGEKRGSIREKVSDSGEKRGSIRKKASDSGERRGSSKEKAKSSDEKLRLKSSSSGGEKPRTGDKNLRSTEDKLESNTEEAQYDEMEPEEHSRAGNTSEEDLERVINITGDESVMEEMSLELQIPESPEGGDEQEGAEKAGQSDSFVLDNMEDPAYESVPIEEKDEIREGSRESGG